The Salvia miltiorrhiza cultivar Shanhuang (shh) unplaced genomic scaffold, IMPLAD_Smil_shh original_scaffold_405_1, whole genome shotgun sequence genome includes a region encoding these proteins:
- the LOC131004499 gene encoding uncharacterized protein LOC131004499 codes for MEAGGEWRVVRRRRVGPNRSQSPPVRQSKQPISRVFPTSEQVDHRIGAENNDVGVTFFFNNFPEGTWFQTLERRFKAIGKVSDIFRPQKRDIKGKPFGFVRFEECSDREALLREMNNIWFGSFKLRAYFPRFERQQREDSNTGTRTDSGVRRGNSNLRATVNGGRRFTIQVPDNKREKGKTFVEALGGTTNKNDDLPADEMLGFQPNEEEMEWVRNSFTGYVKPEFEWDEFEDEINSECENLLSEFDEWSKFWFEWIRPWSYVDVCSQRTVWTKWIGVPLQAWNPRFFEYVGARMGMVLKVHEKTTSRSRLDVAWIQMSTGLETLNRVVECRIAGAQFKIRIEESVDLMAEGDTLFSEVNSDCSDESSPEDVEDVDHVFPTKAQIGDEQDNVSESKSIQKPENSSFSPKGAETSSFPPKGADLEDIPEEGPTRN; via the exons ATGGAGGCCGGCGGCGAATGGAGAGTGGTGAGAAGAAGAAGGGTTGGTCCAAACCGTTCCCAGAGTCCCCCGGTGAGGCAATCAAAACAACCCATATCTAGGGTTTTCCCCACTTCCGAGCAAGTTGATCACCGGATTGGAGCAGAAAACAATGACGTTGGAGTCACTTTTTTCTTCAATAATTTCCCCGAGGGAACCTGGTTCCAAACGCTGGAGAGACGATTCAAAGCTATAGGGAAAGTCAGTGACATTTTCCGCCCACAGAAACGAGACATCAAAGGAAAGCCTTTCGGGTTCGTTCGGTTTGAAGAATGTTCGGATAGAGAAGCGCTTCTGAGAGAGATGAATAATATCTGGTTCGGGAGCTTTAAACTCAGAGCTTATTTTCCCAGATTTGAAAGACAACAAAGAGAAGACAGTAATACTGGGACTCGCACTGATAGCGGAGTTAGAAGAGGCAACTCCAACCTACGAGCCACTGTCAACGGAGGAAGGAGGTTTACGATTCAAGTTCCAGATAACAAAAGGGAAAAAGGTAAAACCTTTGTAGAAGCTCTTGGAGGGACGACCAACAAAAACGATGATCTTCCGGCTGATGAAATGCTTGGATTTCAGCCAAATGAGGAGGAGATGGAATGGGTGAGGAACTCTTTCACAGGTTATGTTAAACCGGAATTTGAATGGGACGAGTTCGAAGATGAGATTAACAGTGAAT GTGAAAATCTCCTGTCGGAGTTTGACGAATGGTCAAAATTTTGGTTCGAGTGGATCCGACCGTGGTCGTATGTCGACGTCTGCTCACAAAGAACAGTTTGGACGAAATGGATTGGTGTCCCGTTGCAAGCATGGAATCCCAGATTCTTTGAATACGTGGGAGCTCGGATGGGAATGGTCTTGAAAGTTCATGAAAAAACTACTTCTAGAAGTCGATTGGATGTGGCATGGATCCAAATGTCTACCGGACTGGAGACGCTAAATAGAGTGGTTGAATGTAGAATAGCAGGAGCCCAATTTAAGATTAGAATTGAAGAATCGGTGGATCTTATGGCTGAGGGCGACACTCTTTTTTCAGAGGTTAACTCGGATTGTTCTGATGAAAGTTCGCCGGAGGATGTAGAGGACGTCGATCATGTTTTTCCGACGAAGGCTCAGATCGGAGATGAACAGGACAACGTCTCTGAGTCGAAGTCAATCCAAAAACCAGAAAATTCTTCGTTCTCGCCGAAAGGAGCAGAAACTTCTTCGTTTCCGCCGAAAGGCGCAGACCTAGAGGATATCCCCGAGGAGGGCCCCACTCGAAATTGA